The Silurus meridionalis isolate SWU-2019-XX chromosome 16, ASM1480568v1, whole genome shotgun sequence genome has a segment encoding these proteins:
- the hoxc13a gene encoding homeobox protein Hox-C13a, producing MTTSLVLHPHWPDTLMYVYEKSPNESGQNKNQAMEGLSGNCPATHCRDLISHPALGRHSGTITTHQGTVYSDISSPDAGRQVPMPQTSSSASLGYSYPFGNPYYGCRLSHSHNVNLQQKPCSYHPADKYTEPTTALPTEELSSRAKEFAFYPSFAGSYQAVPGYLDVSVVPSISAHPETRHDALIPMEGYQHWALSNGWDGQVYCSKEQTQSSHLWKSSFPDVVPLQPEVSSYRRGRKKRVPYTKIQLKELEKEYAASKFITKDKRRRISATTSLSERQVTIWFQNRRVKEKKFVSKSKANNHLHT from the exons ATGACGACTTCTCTGGTCTTGCATCCACACTGGCCGGACACCTTGATGTACGTTTATGAAAAAAGCCCGAATGAAAGTGGTCAGAATAAAAATCAAGCTATGGAGGGATTGAGCGGGAATTGCCCTGCCACCCACTGCAGGGATCTAATCTCTCACCCAGCTTTGGGGCGACATTCGGGCACCATCACAACTCACCAGGGCACCGTGTACTCGGATATATCATCACCTGACGCGGGAAGACAGGTTCCCATGCCTCAGACGTCGTCCAGCGCCTCTCTAGGCTACAGTTACCCGTTTGGAAACCCATACTACGGATGCAGGTTGTCTCATTCGCACAATGTTAATTTGCAGCAGAAGCCGTGCTCATATCATCCTGCAGACAAATACACCGAGCCCACAACAGCATTGCCTACGGAGGAGCTCTCCAGCCGGGCAAAGGAATTTGCTTTCTACCCCAGCTTCGCCGGCTCATATCAAGCGGTCCCTGGGTATCTCGATGTATCGGTGGTCCCCAGCATTAGTGCACATCCAGAGACCCGACACGACGCGCTCATTCCAATGGAGGGCTATCAGCACTGGGCTCTGTCAAACGGCTGGGATGGGCAGGTGTACTGTTCAAAGGAACAAACACAGTCGTCTCACCTTTGGAAATCTTCTTTTCCAG atgtcGTCCCTTTGCAACCCGAGGTTAGTAGTTACCGACGAGGACGCAAAAAGCGCGTTCCCTACACCAAGATCCAGCTGAAGGAACTGGAGAAAGAGTACGCAGCCAGCAAATTCATCACTAAAGACAAAAGAAGACGCATCTCTGCCACCACCAGTCTGTCGGAGCGCCAGGTTACTATTTGGTTTCAGAACCGcagagtgaaagagaagaaaTTTGTCAGCAAATCTAAGGCGAACAATCACCTGCACACCTAA